Part of the Fusarium musae strain F31 chromosome 3, whole genome shotgun sequence genome, GCTTGAATGTTGGAACAACGAACGAGACGGAAGGGAGAGAGAGCACTTGCTAACAAAGAGGTGGTCAGGCTATTAAAGACATCGGTAGTTACGTCCCAAGATATGAAAACAACATGGATTAGATTCTATCGTAAAATGACCTGTAGCATTACGACCTGTAAGTATGTAGTATGGGTGCATATGATCGATATTGTGcgtggcctggcctggcctgtgGAGTGTGATGATAGGGACGTTTGGACTATGTGACTGGCTGCGCATGCACCCCTTGTCACTCAGGAATAACCCCTTTCGATCATTGCGACTATCGTGTCGTTCTGGCTGACTTGAGAGAGAATAATGGAGGGTGAGATTGAGGTTGGTGGTGCGGGCATGGTTGAAGTGTGGTCAAGTTGGGACGGGCTCTTCTACTATAGATATTTAACGTTGAACAGGTATATTTGACATGTTATTAACCCTCTTCCTTTGCAACTCTGTTGGTTCATGACTCGACCGTGACTAGGTCAAGCCTCCGAGTTCCCGGCCGTTGAACTTCGGTATATGATGGCGACTAAATTGCTTTTTTCTTCACGTTGCACATCCTGCTTATAAGTGAGGCGGACCACAAGCGAcgtggttgttggttgttgcaacaccaacaagcgATGTATGCACCGTTTTAAGCGCCTCGAAAGGGCATTGTGAGGGAGGAAAACATGTTAAGTTTTATGTAACTTGGGGTTACTTGTTGCCCAGTAAAGTCCAAGACCTGAAGTCATGATTGCGTTGGCGTCGGCAAAatgagttggtgatgagatagGCCACGTGATCAAGTGAAGTAAAGTAACATCGGTGAACCATCAATATACCGTCAACAGGGGGTCTGATCACTCATGGTATGTTGTGTTGTCCAGCTCGATACGAGATAACTAGGTAGTTGTGCTTTTTCGAATGTGGATATTGTCTTATTGGAATCCATCAACATGAGATCAAGTCAGGCTGTAAAGTTTTATCCAAATTGCGGCCTGAAAACTTGTTGCTTATGTTGCAGTACAATTTCCCCGTCAATAGTCTGATGTTTATAGAGTAGCAACTGAAACCTCGTCGAATTCTCTAGGATCTGATACGAAGGTCTTATCATGCCAGTGTTGGGCAAATAGTGGGAAAGTGACCTGTCTCCCAGCCAGCTTAGGTAGTGTCATAGCACAGAGCTAAGGCACCTTTGCAATAGGggctgtttttttttttttttttttttttgaggCTTTCCATGGCGTCTGGACAAGTCATAAAAAGTAACCCCTGGTCTCAGTGAAGTGGCAACTCGGTGAAGCAAAGCGTCTCCTCAGAACGAACGGGATAACATATCAGGAATCAATACATTTACGTACTTGTAATGTACAATTGAGTATGCTGCGGGTTTgggcgatgaagaggacatgGCGTTGTGACTCCGGTAGTACGTAGGAGTGGGAAAGACTTTGTTCCTGCATATTATAGACTGGGGCGTGACACTCAGACCTCACCCAGCGTGACAATGATGGTCGAAACGAGAATGGTTATATCCAGTCATGTTTCAGTCTAAAGGTCTGTGCCCATCTCGGCTGAGATCAAGTGACCCAACTTGGCTGTACCTTTTCCGATAGGCTAATTATACGTATCGATATCAGACCGTGAAATGTGAAATCAATGTTCCAATCTTGAAACTTGAAAGGTTCATTGTCTGCTCAAGGTGCTTGCTATCAGCGTTGAGAGCGAGGCCATTGCTCAtggctacctaggtaatagTTGTGGCTTGCTTTCATAGTGGCTTTAATAAACTACCTTAGCTTCGGCCGAATCAGCAATAGTTAGCGTTGTGAGGGGAGTATCTTATAAGAAATCAACACCATACTCTCCGTACTTCGTATTCAAACAAGAGAATAACGTCAACCTCAAATCTCAGCAGATCAGATCACACTTCTTCTGCCTTGAACCTTAAGATACAGTTGAACGAGCAACTGGCCTCAAGCCACGCATGAGCATAAAAAATATGTTCCCCGCCTTCCCCAGCCCTTGGGCGCGCCAAATGCCCTCTCCATCGTCGTCCCCTCACCGTTCACGATGGCCTCACTCCGCCTCATCGCTGTAATTGCACTGATCTCAACCTTCATCGTCTCTTTCGCTTCAGCCCAACTATGCAGCTACAAAACACTGCAGCCGAGGCGGTCTCACCCTGGTACCGCTCCCGGTTGGGAATTTTCCGTTGTTCACAATAAGTTCGTACAACCTCGAACCATCTTGTTCGATACCGCGGGTGCTCTCCTTGTTATGGATTCTGTCGGCGGTATAATTCACGTGCAGCTCGATGACAGTGATCCCGCAGGAGGAAGATGTGTCCGaatgaaaaagaagaagactttgCTCAAGAAGGACGATGTACGTTTTCATCCACGGTCTCTTACACTATCGGTCACCAACTGACTGATCATTTTACAGCTAAATCACGGGCTCGCGCTTTCAAAGGATGGCCGTAGAATATATGCCTCCTCACCAAGGAGCGTCTTTTCATACTCTTACAATCCCGGAAGTGGCACGCTTGATAAAAACTCAGAGAAGGTGGTAGTCGACAACATGGCCAACGACGGTCATACATGGCGATCCCTTCTCATTTCACAGAAAAACCCTGATATGCTCATCGTTTCCCGAGGAAGCAGCCTAGCAAAAGACCCGCAATCCGAGGTGCTTTCGTCTGGCCACGCTCAGATCCGTGCCTTCAACATGTCAGCTTTGAATTATAGCTTGCCCGATATGAAGCCCTACGACTTCGCTAGTGAGGGCATCCTCCTCGGCTGGGGTCTGCGCAACGCTCTGGGCCTAGCAGAACACCCAGTTACTGGTGGAATATTCAGCACTGAGAACTCGTATGAAGTCCTCATTCGGGGTGGCAAAGATGTCAGCGTCGACAACCCGGGCGAGGAGATGAACTTCCATGGATACCTCAATGGTTCTACGGAGAGCAGAGGCGGCAACTATGGCTACCCTTTTTGCTATAGCATGTGGTCCGTACGCAACTTTCCTGGCAACAAGCGAGTGAAGATTGGCGAACAGTTTGGTGCTGATCGGCCGTCTGAGCTTTCTCGTCGAACCGATGAGGAATGCCAAAGGGATTACGTTGCTCCCGTCCTAGTGTACCAAGCCCAGTCTGCGGCTATAGGCCTTGGGTTCAACCAGGACGGCACACGAGCAGCTATTGCTTTCCATGGAAGCTGTAAGTTATCATCCCACTTTACCTTGAGCCCCTCCCCTGAGCCATTTGACTGACATACCTTTCCCAGGGAACCGTGCCGAAGCGGCGGGATATTCAGTAGGAGTTAACGACTTCAAAGATGGACAACCTGCGCTGCCCGCTATAAAAAGCAGAAATGCCACCCAACCCATCATTTTCAACACAAGGATGCATAGATGCAATGGGGAGTGTTTCCGCCCTGTCAGCCTGGCCTGGGACAAGAAAAATCGGctgttcttctcctctgatACAACTCATGAGGTTTTTGTGCTATATAATACACGGGAGGCTCACCAAGCAGATAAAAACAGCACCAAAGGGCCCTATGTTTGGGGAGGCAATGAAGACACTAACTGTTAAACGACAGGAATATTTCTCTGGGCGGTAATTTAGCTTGAGTTTAGGGCGCTTTTTACTGTGTTTATTTTGGCACTTCTCTTTGAAATCTGCAGTTTTCTAGCTCCTGACGATAATTCAGCCTTTACGTTGACGTCCCAAGTCGGAACAACAGCTTACCTATGAGTCGTGAGCCTAGCCGTTCCTATTTCCATAGCAATTGAATATTCAAGGTTCGATTACATAACATTTCTAAAGATTCTCAGTTCTATTACTGAGCTAGATGCTCTCATAATCCATCACAATATCTCACCAGCAAAGTAACCTGGTCCAAGCCTCGTGCTATACGCAAGCCCATACATAGCGCTCGTTATTCGGCTACATTCGCGCTCTTCACATTGCGTCCACATCAGGATCAAGAGGTCATAGCAAGATAATCACCCTTTTGTTTGCCTTGAACGCCTGGCTCTCCTATTTGTACTCATAGTTGCGTCGCGCTTCACTCCGCCTCCATCTATTCCTCAATCGTCTTGACGCACTCCCACTCGCCTCGAAGATTCTCCTTCCACAACGACACCTTGTTGTCCTGTCCGCTTACCGCCAGAACATTGCCGCTGAGTGACCAGCTAACTCGCCACACAGCCGCCTCAAAGTTGAGAACCTTGGACTCCCACTGGGTGGGGTTTGAGGGGTCGGATGTCCAGATGCGGACCGTCTTGTCCTGCGAAGCAGAAGCGATGTAGGACTTTTGAAGGACAGTAGGGGACCAGGCAACATCGCGAACCCAGTCGGTGTGTCCAGTTAGGGGCTCACGCTCTTGCTTGTATGTCTGAGAAGCAGCATCAAAAGCCCAGATCTTGAGGACGTTATCGCTGCCACCAGAAACGAATCGTCGGTTGCCGGTTGCGCCAGGACCAGGCGCGCTGCTGACGATGCTTCCAGGGGTAGTAGCGGGAGCCCAGGAGACAGAGTTGACGCCGAGACCGTGGGCGGGGAAGATGGTGTGGTCGATGCTGTTATCCTTGAACTCGAGAACGCTCACGTTGCCGTCGGAGGAGGCGCATGCTAGTAGACAGCCAGCCTCATGGGGAGACCACGAAACGACGTTGACCGAGGCCTTGTGTAGATTGAAATCGTAAATTCGCTGCCATGCGTTGTTCTGTCCGCCCTGCTCTTTCCAGATGAATACCTTGCCATCGTAACCAGCCGATGCGAGGATGTTACCGTACTTGGGATGCGCCCAAGCGACACACCAGACGGCACCCTCATGCCTGTAAGTCGACCCTGTCAGCTTCCCCTCCTTAGATAGTATGGGGATATATCAAGCCTAC contains:
- a CDS encoding hypothetical protein (EggNog:ENOG41~CAZy:AA12); the protein is MASLRLIAVIALISTFIVSFASAQLCSYKTLQPRRSHPGTAPGWEFSVVHNKFVQPRTILFDTAGALLVMDSVGGIIHVQLDDSDPAGGRCVRMKKKKTLLKKDDLNHGLALSKDGRRIYASSPRSVFSYSYNPGSGTLDKNSEKVVVDNMANDGHTWRSLLISQKNPDMLIVSRGSSLAKDPQSEVLSSGHAQIRAFNMSALNYSLPDMKPYDFASEGILLGWGLRNALGLAEHPVTGGIFSTENSYEVLIRGGKDVSVDNPGEEMNFHGYLNGSTESRGGNYGYPFCYSMWSVRNFPGNKRVKIGEQFGADRPSELSRRTDEECQRDYVAPVLVYQAQSAAIGLGFNQDGTRAAIAFHGSCKLSSHFTLSPSPEPFD
- the SEC13 gene encoding GTPase-activating protein S13 yields the protein MSAQVITNSGHEDMIHDAVLDYYGRKLATCSGDKTIKIFEIEGETQRLVETLKGHEGAVWCVAWAHPKYGNILASAGYDGKVFIWKEQGGQNNAWQRIYDFNLHKASVNVVSWSPHEAGCLLACASSDGNVSVLEFKDNSIDHTIFPAHGLGVNSVSWAPATTPGSIVSSAPGPGATGNRRFVSGGSDNVLKIWAFDAASQTYKQEREPLTGHTDWVRDVAWSPTVLQKSYIASASQDKTVRIWTSDPSNPTQWESKVLNFEAAVWRVSWSLSGNVLAVSGQDNKVSLWKENLRGEWECVKTIEE